The following proteins come from a genomic window of Acinetobacter sp. SAAs474:
- the glmM gene encoding phosphoglucosamine mutase, protein MSYFGTDGIRGKFGELPITPEFALKLGFAAGKVLKNYSTKTKPIVVLGKDTRLSGYILEAALQAGLNAAGVYVHLLGPLPTPAIAHLTRALHASLGIVISASHNPYQDNGIKFFSGEGKKLPDDVQDAINRELEQEIKIEDTANLGKSVRVKDANGRYIEFCKSTFPYHFDLSNLKIVVDCANGAAYNVGPAVFRELGAKVIALYNEPDGLNINKNCGSTHPENLQKAVIKHQADLGIAFDGDADRVIMVDKYGQQVTGDHILYILATQAAHKPDGIVGTLMSNMALELALEKANVAFLRANVGDRYVLQGLQQKGWLLGGEPSGHILTLDKSTTGDAIIASLQVLTVMIEQNKALHELLEGFQLLPNVLVNVHLSKMFDPYSVPLLVDAFQQAEQQLKGRGRLLIRKSGTEPVIRVMVEGEDLQEVTTLANQLADTVKMNAV, encoded by the coding sequence ATGAGTTATTTTGGTACCGATGGAATTCGTGGTAAATTTGGCGAACTCCCTATCACACCTGAATTCGCGCTTAAATTGGGATTTGCAGCGGGTAAGGTATTAAAAAACTACAGTACAAAAACTAAACCGATTGTTGTTTTGGGTAAAGATACACGACTTTCTGGTTATATTTTAGAGGCCGCATTACAAGCTGGATTAAATGCAGCAGGTGTGTATGTACATTTATTAGGGCCATTGCCTACACCTGCAATTGCGCATTTAACACGTGCATTACATGCCAGTTTGGGGATTGTGATTTCAGCTTCGCATAACCCATATCAAGATAATGGAATCAAGTTTTTTTCTGGTGAAGGTAAAAAATTACCAGATGATGTCCAAGATGCGATTAATCGAGAATTGGAACAAGAGATTAAAATTGAAGATACGGCAAATTTGGGTAAAAGTGTTCGTGTAAAAGACGCCAACGGTCGTTATATTGAATTTTGTAAATCAACTTTCCCTTATCATTTTGATTTATCAAATTTAAAAATTGTCGTCGACTGTGCTAATGGTGCAGCATATAACGTTGGTCCTGCGGTATTTCGTGAGTTAGGTGCCAAAGTCATCGCATTATACAATGAACCTGATGGTTTAAATATTAATAAAAATTGTGGTTCTACTCATCCAGAAAATTTACAAAAAGCGGTCATTAAGCATCAGGCAGATTTAGGGATTGCTTTTGATGGTGATGCTGATCGTGTGATTATGGTAGATAAGTATGGTCAACAAGTTACAGGTGATCATATTTTATATATTTTAGCGACCCAAGCCGCTCATAAACCAGATGGCATTGTGGGAACTTTAATGAGTAATATGGCATTAGAGTTAGCACTGGAAAAAGCCAATGTTGCATTTTTACGTGCAAATGTAGGTGATCGTTATGTATTACAAGGTTTACAACAGAAAGGTTGGTTATTGGGTGGAGAGCCTTCTGGCCATATTTTGACTTTAGATAAAAGTACGACAGGAGATGCCATTATTGCATCTTTACAAGTGCTTACAGTCATGATTGAACAAAATAAAGCGTTACATGAATTACTTGAAGGCTTTCAATTATTACCAAATGTATTAGTCAATGTTCATCTGTCTAAAATGTTTGATCCCTATTCGGTTCCATTGCTGGTTGATGCATTTCAACAGGCAGAACAACAATTAAAAGGCCGTGGTCGTTTGCTGATTCGTAAATCAGGCACTGAGCCTGTAATTCGTGTTATGGTTGAAGGTGAGGATTTGCAAGAAGTCACCACTTTGGCAAATCAACTTGCCGATACTGTTAAAATGAATGCAGTTTAA